Below is a genomic region from Pirellulales bacterium.
CGCAGACAACGGCACTTGTCCTCGGCGGCGCCGGGCCGGTGGGTGAGCGCGTCGCGCGGCTGTTGGCCGAAACGGGAGCGACGGTGCGCATCGGATCGCGAGACGCGGGACGGGCCGAGTCGGTGTGCGGGAAGCTGGCAGCTCGCGCTCGCTCCGGCCGGCTTTCGGCCTGGACAACGGCCGAAAGCGCTTCGCTTCGCACCGCGCTCGAAGGGGTCGAACTGGTGATCGCCGCTGGGCCTCCCGGCGTCTTGCTGCTAAACGCCGGCATTCGCCGCAGCGCCAAGGCCTTGAAGCTCGCGATCGATTTGAATGCGGTTCCGCCGCTCGGAATCGAAGGCATCGCTCCGACGGACGAAGCCCGGCCGCTCGACGGAAGCGTTGCGTATGGCGCGCTCGGGGTCGGCGGTTTGAAAATGAAAATTCACAAAGCGGCCATCCGCCGGCTGTTCGAATCCAACGACGTGATCCTCGACGCCGAAGAAGTTCTCGAAATCGGCATGCGGTTGCTCGGCGCGAAGCCGACCGTCGTGTAGGCGGTCGTTCTGCCGCTGAAAAATCCTCTCGGCCTCCTCTCGGCCCTTCGTTTCTTACGGTTGGACTTCCTCGCGAGGCAGCCTGCCGACTCGCAGTTCACACTGAGAGCGGCCTTTGGCCGCAACCAACGTAGCAGGCACACTCCGTGTGCCGTCTGCGCTCCGCGGCGGGTTGCGCAAAGAGCGGGGCAGACGGCACACGGAGTGTGCCTGCTACAT
It encodes:
- a CDS encoding methylene-tetrahydromethanopterin dehydrogenase N-terminal domain-containing protein, which encodes MAKAKILLQLDTDPQPCVFDAVVAIDAGAEHLLRHGGVSAENAQSMLYGGMFTRGPADLHSTAVFIGGSNVAAAEAILELARQTFFGPLRMSVLMDAAGSNTTAAAAVLSAAKHLDLAQTTALVLGGAGPVGERVARLLAETGATVRIGSRDAGRAESVCGKLAARARSGRLSAWTTAESASLRTALEGVELVIAAGPPGVLLLNAGIRRSAKALKLAIDLNAVPPLGIEGIAPTDEARPLDGSVAYGALGVGGLKMKIHKAAIRRLFESNDVILDAEEVLEIGMRLLGAKPTVV